From Mus caroli unplaced genomic scaffold, CAROLI_EIJ_v1.1 scaffold_11151_1, whole genome shotgun sequence:
GGTGAATAAATCATGCATGACTATAAGGTTCACTGAAGATAGTAACTTACATTTTGCTAAATTTCAAGgcatacattttctgttttaggCTTTAGTTGGGAAGCCCAAAATATTGAAGAACATTGTCAAAGTTCTAGAAGACACAGAAGGTAATTTTCATGTGCAAGCTCATACAAATCTGCCTATAAAGATATGTTAATGTGTGCTGAAATTTGATAAGAAAAAGAGCCATGTAAATTAGCACAGCTTTAAGTGTATTGATGATTTTTACATTCCAACAAAACcattgtctttaatttcttattattttgcaATGCCTTTAAGGATAGGGAAGCATTGCCTTAGTGTGTATCCCCATTTGAAACATAGCCCTATTAGCGCTACACAGTACAACTGCCAGTTTGTTTCTGCTTACTTTGGAAAAGCTACACAAATTGAATAGTTGATAAGTATGTGTCCAAAAGCTTCTAAGAAGCAAATAGTCTATATNTAAGCTGGTTGTACTCATTTATTAGCAGTGTTGGTGCTAAGTTTAGTTAGAagggcagcatttgggaggtgagtAGGAGGTTTTGCAGTAACCTTAATCCATATTTCACATGTCTATGTGAACAATGAGTAAAACCTTGTGAATGCAAATTTCAACATTTTATGTATTGGACTTCCTTTcataagtatataatattttataatggatACACACCATGTATACCAAACAGATATTCCAAAAAACNatgtctgtctttctttctctcgaTCTTATCTTTTGTCTCCTGTANCTATTAGAAGATATATAGTAGGTTGCAGTTATAGAGTAGACTTTTTGAACATAATANAAGTTAACAgttaattacatttccaagttTGTTGGCAATACATCAGCAACCTCATTCTGGAGAAAATTTTCTTGAGTCCTAGGGATGTGGAAATGGTCCTATTTCTCCTGATTCACTTTGCAAATATACTATGAGCTACAGTACAGTAAAATTTGGAATACATTTAGTGCATTAAAGCTCTGAATTCCTCCACTTTTCTTCAAGTACGGGAACaacattttatagaaaaagaatacGTAAAACTGAGCCATGTAATCAATGTTCATACCCTCTCAGGTGTCTCTGACCATGAGAAACAACCCATAATGAAGGGGAACAGCATGAATGTAAGCAAAGGGATAAAAGGTCTGATGGCTCTTTACATTTAGNNNNNNNNNNNNNNNNNNNNNNNNNNNNNNNNNNNNNNNNNNNNNNNNNNNNNNNNNNNNNNNNNNNNNNNNNNNNNNNNNNNNNNNNNNNNNNNNNNNNNNNNNNNNNNNNNNNNNNNNNNNNNNNNNNNNNNNNNNNNNNNNNGGACAGCTatagtgcacttacatataataagcaaacaaacaaacagaaaaacaagaagaatgtATTCATCTGTGTGGTAAAGCTCTCACATGTGCCAATTCTCTTCTCAGGTGTGAAAGGAGTCAGAGTGCAGAGAAACCCTCTGAATATACTCAACgtggtaaagcctttgctttacatgctcacagtcatgcCCAAAGGCATGAAAGGATTCATACAGAAAAGATCCCCTATGAAGTTATTCACTGCATCGAAGACTTTTTACCTTACACAAGTCTCgaagtacataaaagaacacaaactGGCCAGAAACTGtatgaatgtaaacaatgtggTAAAGGATTTGCATGTCCCAGTCTTCTTAAAaggcatgaaagaattcatactgtcgagaaaccctacaaatgtaatcagtgtgataaagccttttcccTTAAATATAGTCTCCAAAGACATATAAGgatacatactggagaaaaacccttcaaatgtaatcaatgtgaaaAAGCCTTTTCACATCATTGTAATCTTCAAATTCATAGAAGAACACATACCAGAGAGAAACCcttcaaatgtaatgaatgtgataaagccttttcccaATTTGGTCATCTCCAAACTCATAGAAGAACACATACCGGAGAGAAACCcttcaaatgtaatgaatgtgataaagccttttcagAGAAAGGTAGTCTCCAATCACATATAAGGATACATACTGGAGAAAAcccctacaaatgtaatcaatgtgataaagccttttcccaTAAACAGAGTCTCCTAATACATATAAGgatacatactggagaaaaaccctacaaatgtaatcaatgtgataaagccttttacGATAAACATATTCTCAAAAACCATATAAGgatacatactggagaaaaaccctacaaatgtaatctTTGTGATAAAGTCTTTTCACGACACTTTCACCTCCAAAATCatataagaacacatactggagagaagccttacagatgtaatgaatgtgataaagccttttcacaTCACAGGACTcttcaaactcatagaagaacacatactggagagaaacccttcaaatgtaatcagtgtgataaagccttttcccaTAAACAGAGTCTCCTAGTACATATAAGgatacatactggagaaaaaccctacaaatgtaatcaatgtgataaagccttttcccaTAAACATAATCTCCAAATACATATAAGgatacatactggagaaaaaccctacaaatgtaatcaatgtgataaagccttttcctATAAGCAGAATCTCCAAATACATATAaggatacatactggagagaaaccctacaaatgtaatgaatgtgataaaGCTTTTTTACACCAAGGTAATcttcaaactcatagaagaaCACATACCAGAGACAAACCCTTCAAATGTAATCTTTGTGATAAAGTCTTTTCACGACACTTTCACCTCCAAAATCATATAAGAACACATACTagagagaagccttacaaatgtaatgaatgtgataaaGGCTTTTCACAACACAGTTCTcttcaaactcatagaagaac
This genomic window contains:
- the LOC110288808 gene encoding zinc finger protein OZF-like, translating into HTFSVLGFSWEAQNIEEHCQSSRRHRRCERSQSAEKPSEYTQRGKAFALHAHSHAQRHERIHTEKIPYEVIHCIEDFLPYTSLEVHKRTQTGQKLYECKQCGKGFACPSLLKRHERIHTVEKPYKCNQCDKAFSLKYSLQRHIRIHTGEKPFKCNQCEKAFSHHCNLQIHRRTHTREKPFKCNECDKAFSQFGHLQTHRRTHTGEKPFKCNECDKAFSEKGSLQSHIRIHTGENPYKCNQCDKAFSHKQSLLIHIRIHTGEKPYKCNQCDKAFYDKHILKNHIRIHTGEKPYKCNLCDKVFSRHFHLQNHIRTHTGEKPYRCNECDKAFSHHRTLQTHRRTHTGEKPFKCNQCDKAFSHKQSLLVHIRIHTGEKPYKCNQCDKAFSHKHNLQIHIRIHTGEKPYKCNQCDKAFSYKQNLQIHIRIHTGEKPYKCNECDKAFLHQGNLQTHRRTHTRDKPFKCNLCDKVFSRHFHLQNHIRTHTREKPYKCNECDKGFSQHSSLQTHRRTHTGEKPFKCNQCDKAFSCKHHLQTHIRIHTGEKPY